The following proteins come from a genomic window of Phoenix dactylifera cultivar Barhee BC4 unplaced genomic scaffold, palm_55x_up_171113_PBpolish2nd_filt_p 000392F, whole genome shotgun sequence:
- the LOC103702801 gene encoding 3-O-acetylpapaveroxine carboxylesterase CXE2-like yields the protein MDPYEYLKISRNPDGSITRHASIPFSPANPDATPVLSKDVPLNPAHKTWLRIFLPTQSSPSPEKQLPVVFYFHGGGFILLSAGTTLFHDFCVKLSAELPAVVLSVEYRLAPEHRLPAAYDDAVDALLWACAQALGPASAVGARADFSRCFLMGSSAGANIAYHAGLRAMAMDLNPLKIQGLILYQPFFGGKDRTESETRMAEDPVLALPVNDLMWELSLPEGADRDHEYCNPVVGKTGREGATAVAGLPRCLVKGHTGDPLLDRQKLFLRMLERGGVEVVAWIEEGGCHGIDVHDAKQAEKLLSDIRGFASLAAGAGAAAAAGAGEG from the coding sequence ATGGATCCCTACGAATACCTCAAGATCTCCCGGAACCCAGATGGCTCCATCACCCGCCACGCCTCCATTCCCTTCTCCCCCGCGAACCCCGACGCTACCCCCGTCCTCTCCAAAGACGTCCCCCTCAACCCCGCCCACAAGACCTGGCTCCGAATCTTCCTCCCCACCCAATCATCGCCTTCCCCCGAGAAGCAGCTCCCCGTCGTCTTCTACTTCCACGGCGGCGGCTTCATCCTCCTCAGCGCCGGCACCACCCTCTTCCACGACTTCTGCGTCAAATTATCCGCCGAACTCCCCGCCGTAGTCCTCTCCGTCGAGTACCGCCTCGCCCCGGAGCACCGCCTCCCCGCCGCCTACGACGACGCCGTCGACGCCCTCCTCTGGGCCTGCGCCCAGGCCCTCGGCCCCGCCTCCGCAGTCGGCGCCCGCGCCGACTTCTCCCGGTGCTTCCTGATGGGCAGCAGCGCCGGCGCCAACATCGCCTACCACGCCGGCCTCCGCGCGATGGCCATGGATCTGAACCCGCTGAAGATCCAAGGGCTCATCTTGTACCAGCCCTTCTTCGGAGGGAAAGATAGGACGGAGTCGGAGACGAGAATGGCGGAGGACCCGGTTTTGGCTCTACCGGTGAACGATTTGATGTGGGAGCTGTCGCTGCCGGAAGGGGCGGACAGGGACCACGAGTACTGCAATCCGGTGGTCGGGAAGACGGGGAGGGAGGGGGCTACCGCGGTGGCGGGGCTGCCGCGGTGTCTGGTGAAGGGGCACACGGGCGACCCGCTCCTCGATCGGCAGAAGTTGTTCTTAAGGATGTTGGAGAGGGGAGGGGTCGAGGTGGTGGCGTGGATAGAGGAGGGAGGCTGCCACGGGATCGATGTGCATGATGCCAAGCAGGCCGAGAAGCTGCTGTCGGATATTCGAGGATTCGCCAGTCTTGCCGCCGGTGCCGgcgcggccgccgccgccggtgcTGGTGAGGGTTAA